The genomic interval ATGTCCCCTTGTGCGATGAGTGACGGTCAAACCAAACCGTGATCTTTAGCGATCGCGACAAGTTGCGGAACGGTTGCTGCATCAAGCTTTCGGCGCGCGTTGTCGAGGTAGTGCTGCACCGTCCTTGGATTGATTCCCGTCACATCTGCGGTTTCTGGGACATTTTTGCCCTTTGCCGCCCACATGAGGCACATCGCCTCTCTTGGCGAGAGGAGGCGTTTCGGGGCCACAATCGTCGCTGCGGCTATGATCTTAAGGCGGTAGTGGATCGCCATGACGGCCTCTATTGCTTTTTGCCGGTCCTGAAATCTTGAGATGTCAGCCTGCTTCTCTGAGGATGCAAACGTCAGCATCACCGCGGAACCGTAACTCCCATTGACGGGAATCGTCACACCGCTGCGAATGCCGTATGCGATCGCTTGCTCTCGAAAGCGCTTGAGCTCGGAGGTTCCACGCGCTGGCCAGTCACAGGCTGTCCAGGAAATCGTTTCCATGCGACGCTTGGCCTCCGTCACGGCTGGGTCAATTCGGAAATATTGGCTCCCGAGGTAAATATCCTGCCATTTCTCGGGGTAGGAGTTGAATGTGCGGAGTTTAGCGCCTTCTGTTTGCAGATAAGCGAAACGCTCAAAACCAAAAGAGGTCGCGAATCTTTTCAGACCGCTTTTGATAATACGTTCATCGTGCGCGGCTTCTGCCATGTCGATGATAGAGCCAAGATCTCCGTTCACGTTTTTCTCCTGTCTTCTTGGGCAGCTGCGAGCCTCCAGCTCTCGCAACTTGATGCTCATCCCATGGTTGGTCGGCCAGCCAGTGGCCGCTTCTCGGCTCATGACTGCGAAACACCGCACCCATCCTTTGGCAAGTGAACGGCCGTGGCCATGCTTCGTGAAGCATGGCCACGGCCGTTGCACGGTGTACTCTCTCGTTTAACGGGCACTCAAGCCGCCTCGTTCTAAAAGGAGACTCTTCAATGAAAGAATATACCAAGGCATGACTGAGTCGTTGGCTTACAGATTGAATCAACACGCCGTCCGGGGGAGCATGCGCAGGAGCTGCTTAGCGCGACGGAAAAGATGCGGGAAAAATGATATCTTGATCGACGAGAACGTTGAATTTGTAGCCTGGCCGAATGCGGATCGTCGGCTGGACGTTCAGGTTTTTCGAGATGGTCTGTTCTGCCACACGGCCGAAACTCTCCGCGAAACTCCGCCTTGCCGCGTCCGACGCCGTATCCTGCGTCGCAAGCGTCGAGCTTTCCGGCATGGACACATCGATTCCGGTCCCGATAAGGGCGATCAATGCAGCCGAACCGAATGTCCGCCAGAGGTGGCGATCCACCTTGTCCTTGAGCCCGCCGTAGCCTTCAGCGTCGGTGCCAGTCATGCCGCCGATCTGCAGTGTCGATCCGTTCGGAAAGATGAGATCAGTCCAGACGACGAGAACCCGCTTCTGGCCGAATGAGATCTTCGAATCGTAGCGGCCGAAGAGCTTGGCGCCCTGCGGGATCAGCAGGCGATAGCCCGTGGCGCTGTCATAGACGTTTTGGCTGACCTGTGCGCCAATGCGCCCCGGCAGGTCGGAATTGAGGCCGGTGACGAGGGTTGCCGGAATGACTGAGCCTCGCTTCAGCTCATAGGGCGATATTTGCGGTACGACCTGGTTCGGCAGATAACCGAGGTCCTTGATATCCTGGTTGAAGAAGTCCTCCTTCGGGGTCTGGCCGTTTGGATCGACATTCTGTCCGATCAACCCTGAATTCATGGCAGCGGCGTAAAGATCGGATGCGCTGTTCGTGGCTATGTCTGTGTTCCGGCGAGCGGTGTCGTTGGTGTTTGCTGGAGCCTTCTCAGCATCGGAGATATCCACCTTCAGCGGCGAGTTGAGCGCGGTTGCGCGCGCCTGGAGCCGAGACATTCGCTGGCGCTGCCCTTCACGGATATATTGCTCATCCTGCTCTCGTTTCAGACGCGCCGTCCATTCCTCCTCGGACTCCATCCGCGGCCGACGGTCTTGGTGCTCGACTGGCCGGCGCTCGGCGACGAGCTCTTCCTTCTCGACCTTCTGTTCGATGACAGGCGTCGGCTGAAACGCCCCGCGATCAACCGGCTCGCCGATGATGCCGTCGGTCACGCCGCGTTTGAGCTGGTCACCGAAGTTCGTCGCCGGCGTGCTCGAAGCGCTGTCGATATCGTTGCCACGGTTGAATGAAAGCCCTCGCCATGACAGGCCGATCACGACGATCCCGCAGACCAGTACGATGAGGACGATCGCGAGCATGATCGGCAGGCGATTGAGGCGGCGCATGCCGTTCTGATCCTCGGCTGGACGCGACGCGCCGAGCTGGAGCGATTGCACCATGGTCCCTCTTCCTAATCGCGCTGCATGATCGAAAGCGGGCTTGCCGGTGTGGCACCGGACCCAGTCAGCGTATATGCGCGGCCGATTGCGATGGAAGGAGTTGTCAGGCGAGCGAGAACCTGCCCGTCGATGCCGTCCATCGCATAGGCAAGCTCCACCGGCTTGCCGTCCTTTCCAGCCTTTCCGCCCGTAATGACCGTGTAGCCCCAACCCTTCAGGGCAGCCTCGAGCGCGGTCGCAAACTCTGAATTGTCATTCTCCATCTTGATCGTTGCCGTTCCGGCAGGGCCGATCTGCTCGGCAAGCCGGCTCGCTATGTCCCCGGCGATGGCGCTCGCGGCTGGTCCAGAAACAACGGGCGGCGTGGTGTCGGTCGTCAGTGCGTCACTGGCCGTCTGGCAGCCGGAAAGAAGCGTGGCACCGATGAAGGCCATTAGCAGCGTGCGCATGGTCATCCTCCTCGCCGCATGGTCACTTTTTGCTGGCGCCAGCCGACGCCGGAAACGAGGATCGCCTTGTCGATCGCGTAGTCGACGATCATCATGTCGTTCTTCATCCGATAGTTGACGATGCGGTTCTGCCCGCCGGAGACGACGAAAAGAACTGGCGCATCCTGGCCGGAAATCGACCTCGGGAACTGGATGTAGGTCTTGACGCCATCCGAATAGACTCGTTTCGGCCGCCATGGCGCACTGCCGCTCACCGAATAAGAGAAGTTCAGCTTGTCGGGCGCTGTGCCGGGAATGCCGCCAATGTCCAGACGGGCGTTGATGTCAGCGAGCTTGGTCGAGGCATCCTCGGGATATTCAAAACCGATGCGAGCCATGTACTGGCTAGGATGAGACTTGAGCTGAATATGGTAGGTTCGCCGTGAGGTCGTGACGACCATCGAGGTGACAAGACCGGATTCGGAGGGTTTCACGATCAGGTGGATTGCCTGTCCGCCGGTGGCGCCCGAGGTCGCAGGCTCCACCTTCCAGCGAACCGTATCGCCCACGAGGACGTCGCGAACGATCTCGCCGCCTTGCAATTCGATATCGCAGACCTGCAGCGGTGAGCAGATGACGGAGGGCTGGGTTTCCCCGAAGAGGAATATGATCTTTCCATCAGGGCCAATGGTGACGACGCCCGGCGTGTCCCGCCATTTGCGGGAAATGTTCGTTCCCTTCACCTCATTCGTCGTCATGTTTTGCGCGTAAGCGATGCTCACAAAGGCGAGTCCGGCCATGCAGGCGGCGGCCGCGATCAATCCTGTTCTGTGCATAAAAAACCCTTGCTCTTAAAGCTGTGCCGTCCAGTCGAAATCCCGGACATAAAGACCGATCGGATTGAGGCGGATCGTCGCCTCGTCCTGCGGCGCCGTCAGCGTGACCGTCGCGATGCCCCGAAATCGGCGCGTGCCGGTTTCCTTGCCCTTGCGGTCGCGCTCGTATTCGGTCCAGTCGATCTGGTAGGTCTGGTTGGAGAGCGCCACGATATTGTTGACCTCTATGGCGACCGTCGAGGTTTTCGCCTTCTCGAACGGCGAGTTGCCGCGGAACCAGGCGTTGATCTTCTCAGTGGACGGGTCAGACGTGCGTAGCAGCGCGTAGGTCCGGTCGATGTACTGCTTTTGCACCACGGCGTCCGGCGTGATCGAGCGGAAGCTACTTACGAAGTTTCCGAGTGTTGCGCGCACCACGCGGGCGTCTGCATATTCGATCTGCTCTGGGAAACCGGCTGTCACCGACGTTCCGAGTTTGTCGATCTCGATGATGTAGGGCACGAGCTTGACCTGCGTGCTGAGGTACATCGCGTAACTGAAGCCAATTACGGCCATGAACAGGCCGAGCACCCCGACAAGACGCCAGGCTGCCGCGGCTTTGACGTAGGAGCCGTATCGCTCCGACCATTCCTGGCGGGCGGCTAGATACGGATTCTCGGGAGCGCTGTTCGCTGCCATCGGTCCATGCCTTTCCCTATGCTGTTAGTCGTTGCGTTCGGGAGGCCGCTTTGGAGCGCTGTGCCCACTGCGGCTCTTCTCGAGCTTGGCGTTCGCGAGCCCGAGGAGCGAGCCGGCATAGGCGCCGGGAGAGCCGATGGCCTTCTCCTTCGCCGCAGATCCGGCAGCCTTGCCGGCTGAGCCGAGGCCGGCGCCGACGCCGCTGAAGGCGGATCCGATGACCGAGGCACCGGCGGCCCGGGAGGCTTGACCCGCCGCGAACCCCGCCCCAGCGGCAGCCGCTGCAAGGAACCCGGCGCCAGCGGCAAAGGACGCCGCTTGACCACCATGGCGGATTGCTTCCATTCCTCCGGAGACCGACGCGCCTTGCACCACACCCTGCATTATGTTCGGCACGTAGACCGCGATGATGAATACGACGACGGCAATGCCGGC from Sinorhizobium terangae carries:
- the trbG gene encoding P-type conjugative transfer protein TrbG, whose protein sequence is MHRTGLIAAAACMAGLAFVSIAYAQNMTTNEVKGTNISRKWRDTPGVVTIGPDGKIIFLFGETQPSVICSPLQVCDIELQGGEIVRDVLVGDTVRWKVEPATSGATGGQAIHLIVKPSESGLVTSMVVTTSRRTYHIQLKSHPSQYMARIGFEYPEDASTKLADINARLDIGGIPGTAPDKLNFSYSVSGSAPWRPKRVYSDGVKTYIQFPRSISGQDAPVLFVVSGGQNRIVNYRMKNDMMIVDYAIDKAILVSGVGWRQQKVTMRRGG
- a CDS encoding autoinducer binding domain-containing protein: MNGDLGSIIDMAEAAHDERIIKSGLKRFATSFGFERFAYLQTEGAKLRTFNSYPEKWQDIYLGSQYFRIDPAVTEAKRRMETISWTACDWPARGTSELKRFREQAIAYGIRSGVTIPVNGSYGSAVMLTFASSEKQADISRFQDRQKAIEAVMAIHYRLKIIAAATIVAPKRLLSPREAMCLMWAAKGKNVPETADVTGINPRTVQHYLDNARRKLDAATVPQLVAIAKDHGLV
- a CDS encoding conjugal transfer protein TrbF, giving the protein MAANSAPENPYLAARQEWSERYGSYVKAAAAWRLVGVLGLFMAVIGFSYAMYLSTQVKLVPYIIEIDKLGTSVTAGFPEQIEYADARVVRATLGNFVSSFRSITPDAVVQKQYIDRTYALLRTSDPSTEKINAWFRGNSPFEKAKTSTVAIEVNNIVALSNQTYQIDWTEYERDRKGKETGTRRFRGIATVTLTAPQDEATIRLNPIGLYVRDFDWTAQL
- the trbI gene encoding IncP-type conjugal transfer protein TrbI, whose amino-acid sequence is MVQSLQLGASRPAEDQNGMRRLNRLPIMLAIVLIVLVCGIVVIGLSWRGLSFNRGNDIDSASSTPATNFGDQLKRGVTDGIIGEPVDRGAFQPTPVIEQKVEKEELVAERRPVEHQDRRPRMESEEEWTARLKREQDEQYIREGQRQRMSRLQARATALNSPLKVDISDAEKAPANTNDTARRNTDIATNSASDLYAAAMNSGLIGQNVDPNGQTPKEDFFNQDIKDLGYLPNQVVPQISPYELKRGSVIPATLVTGLNSDLPGRIGAQVSQNVYDSATGYRLLIPQGAKLFGRYDSKISFGQKRVLVVWTDLIFPNGSTLQIGGMTGTDAEGYGGLKDKVDRHLWRTFGSAALIALIGTGIDVSMPESSTLATQDTASDAARRSFAESFGRVAEQTISKNLNVQPTIRIRPGYKFNVLVDQDIIFPASFPSR
- the trbH gene encoding conjugal transfer protein TrbH, with the protein product MRTLLMAFIGATLLSGCQTASDALTTDTTPPVVSGPAASAIAGDIASRLAEQIGPAGTATIKMENDNSEFATALEAALKGWGYTVITGGKAGKDGKPVELAYAMDGIDGQVLARLTTPSIAIGRAYTLTGSGATPASPLSIMQRD